The nucleotide window GCTGCGCTTCGCGATCCGCGAGGGCGGCCGCACGGTGGGCGCCGGCGTCGTCACCGAAGTCATCGAATAAGAAGGTTTGAGGTAAGGGTACCAACCCCCTTGCCGGTGTTCCGCAGGCCAGTGGCTCAATTGGTAGAGCACCGGACTCCAAATCCGGCGGTTGGGGGTTCGAGTCCCTCCTGGCCTGCCAAATAATGATTGCGGCGGCGGACCCGGAATGCGGGGCGGCCTCTTTTTGAAGTTTGAAGGAGATACATCGGTAATGGTGCTGCAATGGTTCCGGCAGGCCCGCGCGTTTCTTCAGGAAGTGCAGAACGAGGGGAAACGCGTCACCTGGCTCGGTCTGAAGATGACCGTGGCACAGACCGCTGTTGCGCTGGTGTTTGTTTTTATCGTCGCCCTCTATCTCGGTCTGGTGGATCTGGGGCTTTCGCGGCTCATTCATTACTTGCTGAAGCTGGACATCTGATCGGAGCAGCCCGCATGGCCATGCTGTGGTACGTGGTTCATACCTATTCGGGATTCGAGAACAAGGTTCGCCTGAACCTGCTGGAGCAGTTCAGGAACTCCGGCTTTGAGGATAAGCTGGGCGATATCGTCGTTCCCGTCGAACAGGTGGTCGAGATGAAGGGCGGGAAGAAGCGGACCAGCTCGCGGAAGTTCTTCCCCGGCTATATCCTCATCAACATGGACTGCGACGAGGAGTCCTGGTATCTGGTGAAGAACACGCCCAAGGTGACGGGTTTCCTGGGTGGGACCTCGCCGGCGCCCCTGAGCGAGGCCGAGGTCGAAAATGTGGTCAAGCAGATGCGCGGCGAGGCCGAAAAGCCCAAGCGCAAGGTTGAATTTGAAAGGGGCGAAAACGTCCGCGTGGTGGAGGGTCCCTTTGTAAACTTCACCGGGGTGATCGAGGAAGTGCACCCCGATCGCGGAAAGCTCAAGGTGATGGTCAGCATTTTCGGGCGAACCACCCCGGTGGAACTCGAAATGCTTCAGGTGGAAAAGGTATAGCAGGGAGGGCGCGGCCCGCGGGGCCGACGAGAGGGAAAAATGGCGAAAAAAGAAGTGGTCGGTCTCATCAAGCTTCAGATTCCGGCGGGACAGGCGAACCCGGCGCCGCCGGTCGGGCCCGCGCTGGGTCAGCACGGCGTCAACATCATGGAGTTCTGCAAGGCGTTCAACGCCCAGACCCAGGGCCAGGAAGGGATGATCGTTCCGGTCGTGCTCAGCGTTTACTCCGACCGCAGCTTCACTTTCATCATGAAAAGCCCTCCCGCCGCGATTCTCCTCAAGAAGGCGGCGGGACTGGCCAAGGGCTCCGGCGAGACCGGACGGACGGGGGTCGGCTCCGTCACGCGCAAGCAGATTGAAGAGATCGTCGAGATCAAGAAGAAAGATCTGAACGCCTCGGGCTTGGAGGCGGCGGTCCGCATCATCGCGGGCACGGCGCGCAGCATGGGCATCGAGGTGAAGGACTAGAAAAGCGGGCATGTGGGAGGCGCCCCGCGGGTGTTCGCGGCGAGCCGGTGGAACCACGAAACAGAGGAGTAAACGTATGGCAAAACACGGGAAGCGGTACAAAGACGCCCGGGAGAAGGTGGACCGGGACAAGGTGTACCCGCTCGATGAGGCGGTCGGCCTCATCAAGGAGATGGCCTCGGTCAAGTTCGACGAGACGGTGGAGATCTCCGCCAAGCTGGGCGTCGACCCCCGGCACGCGGATCAGATGGTCCGGGGAAGCGTCGTACTTCCGAACGGTATCGGGAAGAACCAGGTGGTCATCGCCTTTGCAAAGGGCGACAAGGCCCGCGAGGCCCA belongs to bacterium and includes:
- the nusG gene encoding transcription termination/antitermination protein NusG, which codes for MAMLWYVVHTYSGFENKVRLNLLEQFRNSGFEDKLGDIVVPVEQVVEMKGGKKRTSSRKFFPGYILINMDCDEESWYLVKNTPKVTGFLGGTSPAPLSEAEVENVVKQMRGEAEKPKRKVEFERGENVRVVEGPFVNFTGVIEEVHPDRGKLKVMVSIFGRTTPVELEMLQVEKV
- the secE gene encoding preprotein translocase subunit SecE, which gives rise to MVLQWFRQARAFLQEVQNEGKRVTWLGLKMTVAQTAVALVFVFIVALYLGLVDLGLSRLIHYLLKLDI
- the rplK gene encoding 50S ribosomal protein L11, with the protein product MAKKEVVGLIKLQIPAGQANPAPPVGPALGQHGVNIMEFCKAFNAQTQGQEGMIVPVVLSVYSDRSFTFIMKSPPAAILLKKAAGLAKGSGETGRTGVGSVTRKQIEEIVEIKKKDLNASGLEAAVRIIAGTARSMGIEVKD